One Cryptomeria japonica chromosome 9, Sugi_1.0, whole genome shotgun sequence genomic window carries:
- the LOC131045267 gene encoding LOB domain-containing protein 24, with protein MAKGRMAPKACAACRSQRKKCSDECLIAPHFPSDDMQRYSIVQKVYGFNNIVRMLKDVKPEQRGDAVNSLVYEARARMEDPVNGCARVVHELQKQIAELESQLAAKQEEIMNMHFASENLLSVDAGHVLCATSPQSEYSVCEEVDPMMLWEPLWAV; from the exons ATGGCGAAAGGAAGGATGGCCCCAAAAGCCTGCGCAGCTTGTCGTTCACAACGGAAAAAGTGCTCAGATGAATGTTTAATAGCCCCTCATTTCCCTTCTGACGATATGCAGAGGTATTCGATTGTGCAGAAAGTGTACGGGTTCAACAATATCGTCAGAATGCTCAAA GATGTTAAACCTGAGCAAAGAGGAGATGCGGTAAATAGTTTGGTGTATGAGGCAAGAGCCAGAATGGAGGACCCCGTAAATGGGTGTGCAAGGGTAGTTCATGAACTACAGAAGCAGATAGCTGAGCTGGAATCCCAGTTGGCAGCCAAGCAAGAAGAGATCATGAATATGCATTTTGCATCTGAGAATCTTCTATCTGTTGATGCTGGACATGTTTTATGTGCCACGTCACCACAAAGTGAATATAGTGTGTGTGAGGAGGTGGATCCAATGATGCTGTGGGAACCGCTATGGGCTGTATAA